From Columba livia isolate bColLiv1 breed racing homer chromosome 5, bColLiv1.pat.W.v2, whole genome shotgun sequence, one genomic window encodes:
- the LOC102091027 gene encoding serine protease inhibitor 2.1, which translates to MKYLLCLCLLLVVLCAVTLCRHEDICHETDNTNLHDGTENLLTHNCEKEGSNYADFVFRFYKQVISKETGKNVFFSPMSISTAFAMLAVGAKSTTLSEIFEGLGFDGLTETRTHDIHESFHKVSAVLNCTDVNITLNIGNALFTAIGNEPQETFLQNTKKFYEAEFFSSNFHEPEEAKKQINKYVEEKTKGKIPELIGHLDPSTVLVLVNYIYFKATWENSFDPLRTYEDDFFVNTNASVRVNMMQRDSNYDSYYDQDLSCEVVELPYQGTARALLILPDDGKMKQVEDALSKETVCKWDSKLTSRRLNLQLPKISISGSYDVRKLFKEMGITELFSGNADLSGISGSHDLRVSQAVHKALLEVDEAGTEAAGATAIILTRVFRPFVTLKFNRPFILLITEKITGTTLFMGKIVDPTQK; encoded by the exons ATGAAGTATCTCCTGTGCCTGTGTTTACTCCTTGTTGTTCTTTGTGCCGTAACCCTTTGCCGCCATGAAGACATTTGCCATGAAACTGATAATACTAATCTGCATGATGGAACAGAAAATTTATTGACACATAACTGTGAAAAAGAAGGCTCTAACTATGCAGATTTTGTATTTAGATTTTACAAACAGGTTATATCAAAAGAAACTGgtaaaaatgtcttcttttctCCTATGAGCATCTCCACTGCCTTTGCCATGCTGGCTGTTGGTGCTAAGTCAACCACCCTGTCTGAGATTTTTGAAGGACTGGGCTTTGATGGTCTGACTGAGACTCGCACACATGACATACATGAAAGTTTTCATAAAGTTTCAGCAGTACTGAACTGTACTGATGTTAACATCACATTAAATATAGGGAATGCCCTTTTTACAGCTATTGGGAATGAACCACAGGAGACATTTTTACAAAATACCAAAAAATTTTATGaggcagaatttttttctagcaATTTCCATGAACCAGAAGAAGCTAAGAAGCAAATCAATAAATATGTAGAGGAGAAAACCAAGGGGAAAATTCCAGAATTAATTGGTCACCTTGATCCAAGTACTGTGTTGGTTCTTGTtaactacatttattttaaag CTACCTGGGAAAATTCTTTTGATCCTTTGCGTACATATGAGGATGACTTTTTTGTGAACACAAATGCATCTGTTAGAGTAAACATGATGCAGCGTGACTCTAACTATGACAGTTACTACGACCAGGATCTGTCTTGCGAGGTGGTAGAGCTGCCTTACCAGGGCACTGCACGAGCATTGCTCATTCTGCCTGATGATGGGAAGATGAAGCAAGTGGAAGATGCTCTCTCCAAGGAAACTGTTTGTAAATGGGATAGCAAACTTACAAGCAG GAGATTAAATCTGCAATTACCAAAGATTTCTATTAGTGGGTCTTACGATGTTAGAAAACTGTTCAAGGAAATGGGCATTACTGAACTGTTCTCTGGTAATGCTGATCTGTCTGGAATTAGTGGCAGCCATGATCTTCGAGTTTCACAA GCAGTTCACAAGGCCCTGctggaagttgatgaggccggaactgaggctgcaggagcCACAGCCATTATTCTTACCAGAGTTTTCCGTCCTTTTGTTACCCTCAAATTCAACAGGCCCTTCATTTTATTgattactgaaaaaataactgGCACCACACTTTTCATGGGGAAGATTGTTGATCCTACTCAGAAGTAA